The following coding sequences are from one Kwoniella bestiolae CBS 10118 chromosome 2, complete sequence window:
- a CDS encoding isocitrate dehydrogenase, NAD-dependent — MFSRSASRSVVSSLRSFQAPVRHYNSAFGSSTPTSAFAGKKGSDGNYTVTLIPGDGIGPEIAQSVKEIFAAAKAPIKWEEVDVTPILKDGKTVIPDDAVTSIKKNTVALKGPLATPIGKGHVSLNLTLRRTFSLFANVRPCVSIQGYKTAYDNVNTVLIRENTEGEYSGIEHEIVDGVVQSIKLITREASERVARYAFHYASENGRNKVTAVHKANIMKMSDGMFLTACRAVAKEYPNISYDEDLLDRVCLRIATDPTPFADRVMVMPNLYGDILSDLSAGLIGGLGLTPSGNIGRDASIFEAVHGSAPDIEGKGLANPTALLLSSLMMLRHMGLFELADKIEKAALSTIAEGKAITRDLGGKAGTREYTDAILAKLK, encoded by the exons atgtTCTCACGATCAGCATCTCGAAGCGTAGTCTCTTCTCTCCGTTCTTTCCAG GCTCCTGTAAGGCATTACAACTCCGCCTTCGGATCCTCCACCCCTACCTCCGCCTTCGCCGGTAAGAAAGGATCAGAT GGAAACTACACCGTTACTTTGATTCCTGGTGATGGTATCGGTCCCGAGATTGCTCAAAGTGTAAAGGAGATCTTCGCTGCTGCCAAA GCTCCTATCaagtgggaagaagtagatgTTACCCCCATCCTCAAAGATGGTAAAACCGTCATTCCCGATGATGCTGTAACATCGATCAAGAAGAACACTGTCGCTCTTAAGGGTCCTCTTGCTACTCCCA TCGGAAAAGGTCACGTATCCCTCAATCTTACCCTCCGACGaactttctctcttttcgCCAACGTACGACCATGTGTTTCAATCCAAGGTTACAAGACCGCCTATGACAACGTCAACACCGTATTGATCCGAGAGAATACCGAGGGAGAATATTCAGGTATTGAACACGAG ATTGTCGACGGTGTCGTACAAAGTATCAAACTTATCACCCGAGAAGCTTCTGAAC GTGTCGCTCGATATGCTTTCCACTACGCTTCTGAGAACGGTCGAAACAAGGTTACCGCCGTCCACAAGGCCAAcatcat GAAAATGTCCGACGGCATGTTCTTGACCGCTTGTCGAGCCGTTGCCAAGGAATACCCTAACATTTCTTATGATGAGGATTTACTTGATCGAGTCTGCTTGAGA ATCGCTACCGACCCAACACCTTTCGCCGACCGAGTCATGGTCATGCCTAACCT TTACGGTGATATCTTGTCCGATCTGTCAGCCGGTCTGATCGGTGGTCTTGGTCTCACCCCATCAGGTAACATCGGTCGA GACGCCTCCATCTTCGAAGCTGTACACGGTTCCGCCCCAGATATCGAGGGTAAAGGTCTCGCCAACCCTACcgccctcctcctctcctctttgATGATGCTTCG ACACATGGGTCTCTTCGAGCTTGCCGACAAGATCGAGAAGGCTGCTCTTTCT ACCATCGCCGAAGGTAAGGCCATCACCCGAGATCTAGGTGGTAAAGCCGGTACGAGAGAGTACACCGATGCCATCCTTGCTAAGCTCAAGTAA
- a CDS encoding elongation factor G, mitochondrial produces MSSLPRIASRIRSPIPLNLNSTAALARPAILARKPILSPSVPTSSVTPLGKTRAISSGFSSISKRSFSSSVRVGEEEKAKEAWPERVLPVLKDSDVRRLKRQRNVGISAHIDSGKTTLTERILYYTGRIRDIHEVRGRDAVGAKMDSMELEREKGITIQSAATFADWVSPPPPTELAEGATLFGTGSEEGKEKYSINIIDTPGHVDFTIEVERALRVLDGAVLVLCAVSGVQSQTITVDRQMRRYNVPRLAFINKMDRAGSNPFRVIQQLRGKLKMNAAALQVPIGAEGDFSGVVDLVRMKALYNEGVKGNQVVETDEIPESVRALAEEKRAELIEQLSEADETLCDLFLDEAPISELDIAQALRRATVALKFTPVFMGSAIKNTGVQALLDGVCQYLPDPNEVHNQALDAALPPQAPPVPLVPAAEAPLVGLAFKLEEGRYGQLTYMRVYQGELKRGGVIYNARTGKKVKVPRLVRMHSDEMEDVESIGAGEICAMFGVECSSGDTFNDGSTTFSMTSMFVPEPVISLSIRPEGNETPNFSRALNRFQKEDPTFRVHVDSESQETIISGMGELHLDIYVERMKREYNVACVTGKPRVAFRETITEESKFNYTHKKQSGGSGQFGRVIGKLEPMEMDPETNKDTAFENRIIGGNIPNQFIPAIEKGFQEALDRGLLTGHPISGCRFVLEDGSAHTVDSNELAFRLAAIGAFREAFQKSKPVILEPVMTVEVVAPIEFQGNVIGALNQRKGTIVDTEVRDDEFTLTAEVALNDMFGYSSQLRGMTQGKGEFSMEYKNHQPVMPNVQRDMMDAFRKKQLSK; encoded by the exons ATGTCATCCCTCCCCCGAATAGCCTCTCGAATCCGATCACCCATTCCCCTTAATCTCAACTCCACCGCAGCTCTCGCTCGACCCGCGATCTTAGCTAGGAAACCGATCCTCTCGCCTTCCGTTCCTACTTCCTCTGTAACGCCTTTGGGTAAGACTAGGGCGATATCGTCTGGATTCAGTTCGATATCGAAAAGATCGTTTAGCAGTTCAGTCAGAgtcggagaggaggagaaagctAAAGAAGCATGGCCTGAGAGAGTTTTGCCGGTGTTGAAGGACAGTGAtgtgaggaggttgaagaggcAGAGGAACGTTgggat TTCCGCCCACATCGACTCCGGTAAAACAACACTCACCGAGCGAATCCTCTACTATACCGGCAGAATCCGAGATATCCACGAAGTCAGAGGCCGAGATGCCGTAGGAGCCAAGATGGATTCCATGGAATTGGAACGAGAAAAGGGAATCACCATTCAATCTGCAGCAACATTCGCAGATTGGGTATCGCCGCCTCCTCCCACGGAGCTTGCTGAGGGAGCGACATTGTTTGGTACGGGGTCtgaagaggggaaagagaagtaCTCGATCAATATTATTGATACTCCCGGACACGTAGATTTCACGATCGAGGTGGAGAGGGCTTTGAGAGTGCTCGATGGAGCGGTGTTAGTGCTTTGTGCGGTATCTGGTGTACAGTCTCAGACTATTACGGTCGATAGgcagatgaggaggtatAATGTGCCGAGGTTGGCTTTTATCAATAAGATGGATCG AGCCGGCTCGAACCCCTTCCGAGTTATTCAGCAACTCAGAGGCAAATTGAAGATGAACGCTGCTGCTCTTCAAGTACCGATCGGAGCGGAAGGAGACTTCTCTGGTGTAGTCGATCTAGTCAGGATGAAGGCATTGTACAACGAAGGTGTgaaagg TAATCAAGTAGTCGAGACCGACGAAATACCCGAATCCGTCCGAGCACTCGCCGAAGAGAAACGAGCAGAGCTCATCGAACAACTCTCAGAAGCGGATGAAACCCTCTGTGATCTGTTCCTCGACGAGGCGCCAATTTCCGAGTTGGATATCGCTCAAGCGCTCAGACGAGCGACTGTCGCATTAAAATTCACACCTGTATTCATGGGTTCAGCCATCAAGAACACCGGTGTTCAAGCCTTATTAGATGGTGTATGTCAATACCTCCCCGACCCGAACGAAGTGCACAACCAGGCGCTCGATGCAGCCTTACCACCTCAGGCACCTCCCGTACCGCTTGTTCCTGCTGCTGAAGCCCCGCTGGTCGGATTGGCCTtcaagttggaagaagggCGATATGGCCAATTGACGTATATGAGAGTGTACCAGGGTGAACTGAAGAGAGGTGGGGTGATTTATAATGCGAGGAcggggaagaaggtcaaggtgcCTAGGTTAGTGAGGATGCATTCGGATGAAATGGAG GACGTCGAATCTATTGGAGCCGGAGAGATTTGCGCGATGTTCGGTGTGGAATGTTCTTCTGGTGATACGTTCAATGATGGTTCAACTACATTctcgatg ACGTCCATGTTCGTCCCCGAGCCTGTTATCTCACTTTCCATCCGACCAGAAGGGAACGAGACTCCCAATTTCTCACGAGCGTTGAATCGATTCCAGAAAGAAGATCCTACGTTCAGAGTACATGTTGATTCAGAATCGCAAGAG ACTATCATCTCAGGAATGGGAGAGCTTCACTTGGACATCTACGTCGAACGAATGAAGAGAGAATACAACGTCGCCTGCGTCACCGGTAAACCCCGTGTAGCGTTCCGAGAGACAATAACGGAAGAGAGTAAATTCAACTACACACATAAGAAACAGAGTGGTGGTTCAGGTCAATTCGGTAGAGTTATTGGTAAATTGGAGCCTATGGAGATGGACCCTGAGACGAATAAGGATACGGCATTTGAGAATAGGATTATTGGGGGGAATATCCCGAATCAGTTTATACCTGCTattgagaag GGATTCCAAGAAGCTCTCGACCGAGGTTTACTCACAGGTCACCCCATCTCAGGCTGTCGATTCGTATTGGAAGATGGATCGGCGCATACTGTCGATTCCAACGAACTAGCCTTCAGACTAGCAGCCATCGGAGCCTTCCGAGAAGCTTTCCAGAAATCGAAACCCGTCATCCTGGAGCCAGTCATGACTGTTGAGGTGGTCGCTCCGATCGAGTTCCAAGGAAATGTGATCGGTGCGCTGAATCAGCGTAAGGGTACGATCGTGGATACTGAAGTTAGGGATGACGAGTTTACGCTCACTGCTGAGGTGGCGCTGAATGATATGTTTGGGTATTCGAGTCAGTTGAGAGGGATGACGCAGggtaaag GTGAATTCTCAATGGAATACAAGAACCACCAACCTGTTATGCCGAATGTGCAgagggatatgatggatgcATTCAGGAAGAAGCAGTTGAGCAAGTAA